A single region of the Nicotiana sylvestris chromosome 6, ASM39365v2, whole genome shotgun sequence genome encodes:
- the LOC104231283 gene encoding transcription factor TCP11-like, which produces MGVAPPPPPGNRPSKRTRDRHLKTNGKDRRVRLSMSCAQSVFSLMEKIGHKMAGRTIEWLLMHAQSSINAILAKETSASPSPQRLPPVVESSIPTTGGNSSVSTHRNRTVLPPFVFCRGLELGDMEFSREEIERFASTTTSSESVGSSLPAQHMNVSNEKKC; this is translated from the coding sequence ATGGGCGTCgcccctcctcctcctcctggCAATCGCCCTAGTAAGAGAACTCGTGATCGCCATTTGAAGACTAATGGAAAGGATCGACGGGTTCGCCTTTCTATGTCATGTGCTCAAAGTGTTTTTTCGCTAATGGAAAAAATTGGTCATAAGATGGCTGGTCGTACGATTGAATGGCTCTTAATGCATGCTCAGTCCTCCATTAATGCTATTCTTGCCAAAGAAACATCGGCATCACCATCACCACAACGTCTTCCTCCGGTTGTGGAGAGTTCAATTCCTACAACAGGAGGAAACAGTTCTGTTTCGACTCATCGGAACAGAACTGTGCTTCCTCCTTTTGTTTTTTGCCGTGGATTGGAATTAGGTGATATGGAGTTCTCTAGAGAAGAAATTGAACGGTTCGCTTCAACTACTACTTCATCAGAGTCGGTTGGATCTTCATTGCCCGCGCAACATATGAATGTATCAAATGAGAAAAAATGTTGA